One stretch of Cololabis saira isolate AMF1-May2022 chromosome 15, fColSai1.1, whole genome shotgun sequence DNA includes these proteins:
- the twist1a gene encoding twist-related protein 1a, with translation MREDNSSPMDSAGNSEEETDRQLPRRGARKRRMARRSTDEEEEEDEGDVESPGTGKKKYRKSCDGGEVGGGSAGSAGSGGSEASSSPARSFDDLQTQRVMANIRERQRTQSLNEAFTSLRKIIPTLPSDKLSKIQTLKLAARYIDFLCQVLQSDELDARGTSCSYVAHERLSYAFSVWRMGGAWSLSTASSH, from the coding sequence ATGCGGGAAGACAACTCCTCCCCGATGGACAGCGCTGGCAACAGCGAGGAGGAGACGGACCGGCAGCTGCCGCGCAGAGGCGCAAGGAAGAGGCGGATGGCGCGGAGGAGCACggacgaagaagaagaagaagacgagggAGACGTGGAGAGTCCCGGCACTGGGAAGAAGAAATACAGAAAGAGCTGCGATGGAGGAGAAGTAGGAGGAGGGAGCGCCGGGAGCGCCGGGAGCGGCGGCAGCGAGGCCAGCAGCAGCCCGGCGCGCTCCTTCGACGACCTGCAGACGCAGCGCGTAATGGCCAATATCCGCGAGCGGCAGCGCACGCAGTCTCTCAACGAGGCTTTCACGTCGTTACGTAAGATTATTCCCACCCTTCCGTCGGACAAACTGAGCAAGATCCAGACTCTGAAGCTCGCCGCACGGTACATCGACTTCCTATGCCAGGTTCTGCAGAGCGACGAGCTGGACGCGCGGGGGACCAGCTGCAGCTACGTGGCCCACGAACGCCTGAGCTATGCGTTCTCCGTATGGAGGATGGGGGGCGCCTGGTCTCTGTCTACGGCATCATCACACTAG